A DNA window from Salvelinus sp. IW2-2015 linkage group LG4q.1:29, ASM291031v2, whole genome shotgun sequence contains the following coding sequences:
- the LOC111962118 gene encoding phosphatidylinositol 4-phosphate 3-kinase C2 domain-containing subunit alpha — protein MAQISSGNGFKLDVAQPKGVVGKEEALRMEAEALAKLQMEKRQTLPATSSSTSSSASSQNKLHPAAAPRPTPSSSNRPEKDLIVFPEAKTQAEKDKFRDIDVDKLTNQELEKLLLDDSFGANSSKASRPSLLLGFNLSASYPGGYATCSPSPFHRGQWTPSMLSTPSSSGVSTPTHQQAPMFPSAPFPNPENFSFHNGFSPAMPPYIGLPGPQTSFMAFTPIQQPGAMVFQQPTVTLEMAKLFDKIHSTSEYLKNGRSASTDLDSSSTSVASLAPNPPQPAVESPAFSRFEWLDLDPLNKRKAEGEEGSSLASRGTVMVVGGPAGGDPWDAVLLDETEGVAGGSSPPVEVTGQLAGRSQPRRSSTGAAVTRNHSLTIPASSSQQKPNNQHDKGSGKALAKYTALEEKEAQNLEVVAFCEDVAILRSKFAHDDLHTNPGYVLSAVIPQRDGGGDNGCSVKVSIEISESQEPVTFTCDVSSPVELLIMQALCWVHDDLNQVDIGSYVLKVCGQEEVLQNKHSLGSHEYVQNCRKWEAEIKLQLLSQSTMRRDLARTAEDDTSQVDLERHLGQVERPFKENVTRQGLADYLEGYHNQVNICLQNESTQYKTVDRVVQTVKNLCCALDEVETQAITEAVRRVKHSVNLPRTRSPEVGSKSSANGHLSPVEECMGFLTDAVYDLAKLYLRSFCPAASSTSSPDPSSNSQHVEGESAAEGRGSKEASGTTDHLQFTLFAMHGIPAVWVSSYEKYYLMCALTHNGRNLFKPIQSKKVATYKSFFYHIKWDEMINFPMAVALLPLESMLTLSLFGVLNQNASGSPDSNKQHKGPEVLGKVSLPLFDFRRVLARGTKLLCLWTSSQAASAAAGIRRKNLAERIILQVDFPSPVVDVLYVGPQESPCPDPNTLEELDPDLRRRVEKLCSRASTFGLTRADRQLLWDQRHHCRAHTHSLPKVLASAPSWDWGSIAEIHALLHNWPSLQPVCALELLDSKFADTEVRSVAVSWIESSSDDELADYLPQLVQALKFECHLNNALVIFLLSRAQGNVNITLYLYWLLRDAVQDPAFGRRYDQVLGALLCLCGAGLRAELDKQTRLVTLLGALAEKVRQAGGYARQVVLQEGLERVQSFFQRNSCRLPLSPSLEAKQLNIKSCSFFNSNAVPLKLALVNADPLGEEINVMFKVGEDLRQDMLALQMIRIMDRIWLQEGLDLRIVNFKCISTGKDKGMVELVPSSDTLRKIQVEYGVTGSFKDKPLAEWLRKYNPAEDEYEKASENFIYSCAGCCVATYVLGICDRHNDNIMLRSTGHMFHIDFGKFLGHAQMFGSFKRDRAPFVLTSDMAYVINGGERPTSRFQLFVDLCSQAYNLIRKHSGLFLNLLSLMTLSGLPELTGAQDLKYVYDALQPQTTDAEATIFFTRLIETSLGSVATKFNFFIHNLAQMRFSGLPSNGEPILSFSPKTYTLKQEGRIRDASIFSFQKRYNPDKHYTYVVRLLREGQSEAQFLLRTFDEFQELHNKLCILFPLWKLPGFPNRMVLGRTHIKDVAAKRKIELNSYVYNLLRSSTEVTQCDLIYTFFHPIARDDKTEGFEAMSKAPDAPPLSPTLGRVEGEVKLSVSYRNSTLFIMVMHIRDLVSEEGTDPNPYVKTYLLPDPHKTSKCKTKISRKTRNPTFNEMLVYSGYSKETLGLRELQLSVLSAESLRENCYLGGVTLKLKDFDLSKETVNWYKLTAVPYF, from the exons ATGGCCCAGATATCCAGTGGTAATGGGTTCAAGCTGGATGTGGCCCAGCCAAAGGGGGTTGTGGGTAAGGAGGAGGCCCTTCGTATGGAGGCGGAGGCCTTAGCGAAACTACAAATGGAGAAGAGACAGACGCTCCCGGCgacctcctcttccacctcctcttctGCTTCCTCACAAAACAAACTTCATCCTGCCGCCGCTCCCAGGCCTACTCCTTCCTCCAGCAACCGACCGGAGAAGGATCTCATCGTCTTCCCCGAGGCCAAGACGCAGGCAGAGAAGGACAAGTTCCGGGACATCGACGTCGACAAACTGACCAACCAGGAGCTAGAGAAGCTCCTGCTGGACGACAGCTTTGGGGCCAACAGCAGCAAGGCCTCGCGGCCCTCCTTGCTGCTGGGGTTCAACCTCAGCGCTTCTTACCCGGGGGGCTACGCCACCTGCAGCCCCTCGCCCTTCCACAGGGGCCAGTGGACGCCCTCCATGCTCTCCACGCCCTCCAGTTCGGGCGTgtccacacccacccaccagcaGGCTCCCATGTTCCCTTCTGCTCCGTTCCCTAACCCCGAAAACTTCTCCTTCCACAATGGCTTTTCACCGGCCATGCCGCCCTACATAGGCCTGCCCGGCCCGCAGACCTCATTCATGGCCTTCACTCCCATCCAGCAGCCCGGGGCCATGGTGTTCCAGCAGCCCACCGTCACCCTGGAGATGGCCAAGCTCTTCGACAAGATCCACAGTACCTCGGAATACTTGAAGAATGGCAGGTCGGCCAGCACTGACCTGGATTCTTCGTCGACCAGCGTCGCGTCCCTGGCGCCCAACCCACCACAACCTGCCGTGGAATCCCCTGCTTTCAGCCGCTTCGAGTGGCTGGACCTGGACCCACTCAACAAGCGCAAAGCCGAGGGCGAGGAGGGCTCCTCCCTGGCATCGCGCGGTACAGTAATGGTGGTGGGAGGGCCAGCTGGAGGGGACCCCTGGGATGCCGTGCTGCTCGACGAGACAGAGGGTGTGGCTGGTGGCAGCAGTCCACCCGTGGAGGTGACGGGTCAACTCGCGGGTCGCTCTCAGCCCCGGAGGTCGTCGACGGGGGCAGCGGTCACCAGGAACCACTCCCTTACCATCCCAGCGTCCTCATCACAGCAAAAGCCAAACAATCAG CACGATAAGGGAAGTGGGAAAGCACTGGCAAAGTACACTGCCCTGGAGGAAAAGGAAGCCCAGAACCTAGAAGTTGTAGCCTTCTGTGAAGACGTAGCaat acTGAGGTCAAAGTTTGCCCACGATGACCTCCACACCAACCCGGGGTACGTGCTGAGCGCGGTGATCCCCCAGAGGGACGGGGGAGGGGACAACGGCTGCAGCGTCAAGGTGTCCATCGAGATCTCTGAGTCCCAGGAGCCTGTCACCTTCACCTGCGACG TGAGTTCTCCTGTAGAGCTCCTCATCATGCAAGCCCTGTGTTGGGTCCACGACGACCTCAACCAGGTGGACATCGGCAGCTACGTCCTCAAGGTCTGCGGCCAAGAGGAGGTGCTGCAaaa TAAGCACAGCCTGGGCAGCCACGAGTACGTACAGAACTGCAGGAAGTGGGAGGCAGAGATCAAGCTCCAGCTGCTCTCCCAGAGCACCATGAGAAGGGATCTGGCACGAACG GCGGAAGACGACACCTCTCAGGTGGACTTGGAGAGGCACTTGGGCCAAGTGGAGAGGCCGTTCAAGGAGAACGTCACCAG aCAAGGGCTGGCTGACTATCTGGAAGGCTATCACAATCAAGTCAACATCTGCCTGCAGAATGAG AGCACCCAATATAAGACGGTGGATCGGGTGGTGCAGACAGTGAAGAACCTTTGCTGTGCCCTGGACGAGGTGGAGACGCAGGCCATCACAGAAGCAGTGAGAAGGGTTAAGCATTCTGTCAACCTCCCCAGGACACGCTCGCCAGAG GTGGGCTCCAAATCCTCAGCAAATG GTCACCTCAGCCCCGTGGAGGAATGCATGGGCTTCCTGACGGATGCCGtctacgacctggccaagctttACTTGCGCTCCTTCTGCCCCGCcgcctcctctacctcttccccCGACCCCTCCTCCAACTCCCAGCATGTCGAGGGGGAGTCTGCTGCGGAGGGGCGTGGCAGCAAGGAGGCCTCGGGCACCACGGACCATCTGCAGTTCACCCTGTTCGCCATGCACGGCATCCCCGCTGTCTGGGTCAGCAG CTATGAGAAGTACTATCTGATGTGTGCTTTGACTCACAACGGCAGGAACCTGTTCAAGCCCATCCAGTCCAAGAAAGTGGCCACCTACAAGAGCTTCTTCTACCACATCAAATGGGACGAAAT GATCAACTTTCCAATGGCGGTGGCCCTGCTTCCATTGGAGTCAATGCTGACTCTGTCCCTCTTTGGGGTCCTGAACCAGAACGCCAGCGGCTCCCCGGACTCCAACAAACAGCACAAGGGACCAGAAGTGCTGGGCAAAGTCTCCCTGCCCCTATTTGACTTCCGACG GGTGCTGGCGAGGGGAACCAAGCTGCTGTGTCTGTGGACCTCTTCTCAGGCTGCCTCTGCTGCAGCCGGGATCCGGAGGAAGAACCTGGCCGAGAGGATCATACTGCAG GTCGACTTCCCCAGCCCAGTGGTGGACGTGCTGTACGTTGGGCCCCAGGAGAGCCCCTGCCCTGACCCCAACACCCTGGAGGAGCTGGATCCTGACCTGCGCCGCCGGGTGGAGAAACTTTGCAGCCGAGCCTCTACCTTCGG GTTGACGCGGGCTGACCGCCAGCTGCTGTGGGACCAGCGGCACCACTGCCGGGCTCACACCCACAGCCTGCCCAAGGTGCTGGCCAGCGCCCCCAGCTGGGACTGGGGCAGCATAGCTGAGATTCACGCCCTACTCCACAACTGGCCCTCACTCCAACCCGTCTGTGCTCTGGAGCTGCTCGACTCTAA GTTTGCTGACACAGAGGTGAGGAGTGTGGCTGTCAGCTGGATCGAATCCAGCAGTGATGACGAGTTGGCCGACTACCTGCCTCAGCTAGTGCAG GCGCTGAAGTTTGAGTGTCACCTGAATAACGCCCTGGTGATATTCCTGCTGTCCAGAGCACAGGGCAACGTCAACATCACCCTTTACCTGTACTG GCTACTGAGGGATGCGGTGCAGGACCCAGCGTTTGGCCGGAGGTACGACCAGGTGCTGGGGGCACTGCTTTGTCTGTGTGGGGCCGGCCTCCGGGCCGAGCTGGACAAACAGACCCGCTTGGTCACTCTGCTGGGGGCGCTGGCCGAGAAGGTCCGGCAGGCCGGGGGCTACGCACGACAG gtggtgctCCAGGAAGGTCTGGAGAGGGTGCAGTCATTCTTCCAGAGGAACAGCTGCAGACTGCCCCTCAGCCCCAGCCTGGAGGCCAAACAACTCAACATCAAG TCGTGCTCCTTCTTCAACTCCAATGCGGTGCCCCTGAAGCTGGCCCTGGTGAACGCTGACCCTCTGGGAGAGGAGATCAATGTCATGTTCAAG GTGGGAGAGGACCTGCGGCAGGACATGCTGGCTCTGCAGATGATCCGGATTATGGACCGCATCTGGCTTCAGGAGGGACTGGACCTGCGCATAGTCAACTTCAAATGCATCTCCACTGGCAAAGACAAAG GTATGGTGGAGCTGGTGCCGTCCTCAGACACACTGAGGAAGATCCAGGTGGAGTACGGCGTGACGGGCTCCTTCAAGGACAAGCCCCTGGCAGAGTGGCTCCGCAAGTACAACCCTGCTGAGGATGAGTACGAGAAG GCGTCGGAGAACTTCATCTACTCGTGTGCGGGCTGCTGCGTGGCCACCTACGTGCTGGGTATCTGCGACCGCCACAACGACAACATCATGCTGCGCTCCACCGGTCACATGTTCCACATCGACTTCGGCAAGTTCCTGGGCCACGCCCAGATGTTCGGCAGCTTCAAAAG GGACCGTGCTCCATTCGTGCTGACCTCTGACATGGCCTACGTGATCAACGGGGGGGAGAGGCCCACCAGTCGCTTCCAGCTGTTTGTGGACCTGTGCTCCCAGGCCTACAACCTCATCCGTAAACACTCAGGCCTCTTCCTCAACCTGCTCTCACTG ATGACGTTGTCAGGCCTACCAGAGCTTACTGGAGCTCAGGACCTTAAGTACGTGTATGACGCGCTGCAGCCCCAGACCACCGACGCTGAGGCCACCATCTTCTTCACCAG gttgATTGAGACCAGCCTGGGCAGCGTGGCCACCAAGTTCAACTTCTTCATCCACAACCTGGCCCAGATGCGCTTCTCAGGCCTGCCGTCCAACGGCGAgcccatcctctccttctcccccaagACCTACACGCTGAAGCAGGAGGGACGCATCCGCGACGCCTCCATCTTCTCCTTCCAGAAGAGATACAACCCCGACAAGCACTAC ACGTATGTGGTGAGACTCCTGCGAGAGGGGCAGAGCGAGGCCCAGTTTCTCTTACGCACCTTCGACGAGTTCCAGGAGCTCCACAACAAACTGTGCATCCTCTTCCCTCTGTGGAAGCTGCCAGG GTTCCCTAATAGGATGGTGCTGGGCCGTACACACATCAAGGACGTGGCGGCCAAGAGGAAGATTGAGCTCAACAGCTATGTCTACAACCTGTTGAGGAGCTCCACAGAGGTCACCCAG tgTGATCTTATCTATACATTCTTCCATCCGATCGCGAGAGACGACAAGACGGAAGGATTCGAGGCGATGTCCAAAGCACCAG